One genomic window of Corynebacterium pseudotuberculosis includes the following:
- the cobM gene encoding precorrin-4 C(11)-methyltransferase has translation MTVYFIGAGPGAADLLTLRAQKLISTCQVCMYAGSIVPPEVLDSVPEHAEVINTARMPLDEITQRILDAHSQGKDIARLHSGDPAIYSAVAEQARRLTAHGVDYQIVPGVPSFAAVAAALGHELTVPTVGQTVILTRVSGRASAMPEGEDLSTLGQSGATLCIHLAAHDIDRVVAELIPNYGEDCPVAVVAFASRPEEKIVRGTLSDVASKVKESGITRTAIIVVGRVLTAEGFPDSFLYSDDRPRDTHGRTIPCAP, from the coding sequence ATGACCGTTTATTTTATTGGCGCTGGTCCAGGCGCTGCAGATTTGTTAACATTACGCGCACAAAAGCTCATCAGCACCTGCCAGGTGTGTATGTACGCAGGCTCCATTGTTCCCCCCGAGGTTTTAGACTCGGTTCCAGAACATGCCGAAGTCATCAATACCGCCCGTATGCCGCTGGATGAAATCACCCAACGCATTCTTGATGCGCATTCCCAGGGGAAAGATATCGCACGGCTACATTCTGGCGACCCCGCCATCTATTCTGCAGTTGCCGAACAAGCCCGACGTCTTACCGCACATGGAGTGGACTATCAGATAGTGCCTGGGGTTCCTTCTTTCGCAGCTGTTGCTGCAGCATTAGGCCATGAACTCACTGTGCCCACGGTAGGACAGACTGTCATCTTAACGCGAGTATCCGGACGGGCTTCGGCGATGCCAGAGGGAGAAGACCTGTCTACTCTAGGGCAAAGCGGTGCCACTCTGTGTATACACCTGGCGGCACATGATATTGACCGCGTGGTAGCAGAACTGATACCTAATTATGGCGAAGATTGTCCCGTTGCCGTTGTCGCTTTTGCTTCCCGCCCAGAGGAGAAAATCGTTCGGGGCACTCTCTCAGATGTTGCATCAAAAGTCAAAGAATCAGGCATTACGCGTACAGCAATCATTGTTGTCGGTCGAGTTCTCACAGCCGAAGGTTTTCCTGATTCTTTCCTTTATTCTGATGACCGCCCTCGTGATACACACGGAAGGACTATCCCATGCGCGCCCTGA
- the cobJ gene encoding precorrin-3B C(17)-methyltransferase has product MSTARLIGVGVGPGDPELLTIKAVKAIQTADVVAYHARPNGASAARKIASSYLTDSQEHELLEYPVTTGITDHPGGYAGAMADFYLDATQRLRTHLEQGKTVAVLALGDPMLYSSYQHLHKYLAEEFPAEIIPGIPSITAAADVLGMPLSEDDEVLSIIPGTLPSAELTQRLLDCDTAVVMKLGRTFEKVRQCLIAAGVADRAYVVKRVGMEGQSTIPVLEADPNSIPYFAVAVVPSAVHQNHNGLQEDHCTNTTRGEVVVIGLGPGSSKWITPEATAELKNATDIVGYSTYVKRVPLRAGQRRHLFDNKVEAERAAMALDMAKQGKKVAVVSSGDPGVFAMAAAVLETADDEQWREVPIRVIPGMTAAQAVASQVGAPLGHDFGMISLSNRLKPFEIVEKRIRALAGADMAFACYNPASKERRWQVARLREIVLEYQSGDTPVIVARAVGSDQEGIVVTTLQNFDPDIVDMRTMVIVGASTTRQYMGADVRRVFTSRRYE; this is encoded by the coding sequence GTGAGCACGGCAAGACTCATTGGCGTAGGAGTAGGCCCTGGAGACCCTGAACTGTTAACGATTAAAGCGGTAAAAGCTATCCAAACCGCAGACGTGGTTGCTTATCACGCTCGACCCAATGGAGCATCGGCTGCACGAAAGATAGCATCATCGTATTTAACAGATTCGCAAGAGCATGAGCTCCTAGAGTACCCAGTGACAACGGGGATTACCGACCATCCTGGCGGCTATGCCGGAGCCATGGCCGACTTTTATCTTGATGCCACCCAGCGACTACGCACACACCTAGAGCAAGGTAAAACCGTTGCAGTGCTAGCGCTCGGTGATCCTATGCTGTATAGCTCTTACCAGCATCTGCACAAGTACCTTGCAGAAGAATTTCCCGCAGAGATTATCCCGGGAATTCCTTCTATTACTGCCGCCGCCGATGTCTTAGGCATGCCATTATCTGAAGATGATGAAGTCCTCTCCATCATCCCCGGAACACTTCCTAGCGCTGAATTAACGCAGCGACTGCTCGATTGCGACACCGCGGTTGTGATGAAGTTAGGTCGTACGTTTGAAAAAGTTCGACAATGTCTTATCGCTGCAGGCGTTGCTGATCGAGCGTACGTGGTAAAACGTGTAGGCATGGAAGGTCAGAGTACAATCCCAGTACTCGAAGCGGACCCGAACTCTATTCCCTACTTCGCAGTAGCTGTTGTCCCTTCAGCGGTGCACCAAAATCATAATGGGTTGCAAGAAGACCACTGCACAAATACGACTCGAGGAGAAGTAGTAGTCATCGGACTTGGTCCTGGTTCTTCAAAGTGGATAACGCCCGAGGCCACTGCAGAATTGAAAAACGCAACCGATATTGTTGGCTATTCCACCTATGTTAAGCGCGTGCCTCTCCGCGCCGGGCAACGCCGGCATCTCTTTGATAATAAGGTGGAAGCTGAGCGCGCAGCCATGGCTTTGGACATGGCAAAACAGGGGAAAAAGGTTGCGGTGGTTTCTTCTGGAGATCCAGGCGTGTTTGCTATGGCTGCAGCGGTTCTAGAGACCGCCGATGATGAACAATGGCGCGAGGTCCCCATTCGAGTCATCCCGGGTATGACTGCAGCACAAGCTGTGGCTTCTCAGGTAGGGGCACCCTTGGGGCACGATTTTGGAATGATCTCTTTGTCTAATCGCCTCAAGCCCTTTGAGATCGTAGAAAAACGCATCCGTGCGCTCGCAGGTGCTGACATGGCTTTTGCCTGCTACAACCCTGCTTCAAAGGAGCGTCGTTGGCAGGTGGCAAGGCTTAGAGAGATCGTTTTAGAGTATCAGTCGGGAGATACCCCTGTTATTGTGGCTCGTGCAGTGGGATCCGATCAAGAAGGTATTGTGGTGACCACTCTGCAAAACTTTGACCCGGACATCGTAGACATGCGGACTATGGTCATCGTGGGTGCTTCGACGACACGCCAATACATGGGGGCGGATGTACGCCGCGTTTTTACTTCACGGCGCTACGAGTAA
- the cobN gene encoding cobaltochelatase subunit CobN: MITLLSTSDTDLLSAKVAAEADNVSFHFANPNYVSEEKLDELILKTDVFVVRLLGGKRAWERGLERILASSVPLVAVSGELAVDAELTELSTAPAGVVTTAHTYLAEGGQSNLINLHNFLSDTLLFTGLGFEEPKHMPVWGHLDRTSTAMIPPQAPRIGIIYYRAQHLAGNTAYIEALSHAIEEKGGLPVPIFAASLRQASEELLQELRACDALITTVLAAGGTKPATATAGGDDEAWDVAKLAALDIPIIQGLALTNSRSDWEDNDEGLSPLDVATQIAVPEFDGRLISVPFSFKEHDSDGLIAYVPDAERCSRLAGIAIRHAALRTIKNKDKKLVLMLSAYPTKHARIGNAVGLDTPLSTLRVLQALDKAGYNLGNTSDIPGYSEEGAHDGDALMHAIIAAGGHDPEWLTNEVIKNNPLKLSREDYLNFFASLPQGMQDEMTQHWGQAPGTHYVDQETGELYIAGLQFGNVVVMVQPPRGFGENPVGIYHDPNLPANHHYLGVYYWLREIFGADAIVHMGKHGNMEWLPGKNAGLSADCYPDQAINELPLIYPFLVNDPGEGTQAKRRAHATLIDHMIPPMARAESYGDITRLEQLLDEHANIASMDPAKLPAIRQEIWTLLQAAKMDKDLGWEERPDEDAFDDQIMEIDGWLCEIKDAAIRGGLHVLGESVTGDIRIELVLAMLRARQLWGGDKAVPGLRESLGLSEAGDETLSRVDAVEKIAHTLLTELDAAAWDSNSVEAIVNTTELPENADKEELTKLLYFTCTEIIPRLAQSEREIEQILHALDGGFIEAGPSGSPMRGLINVLPTGRNFYSVDPKALPSRLAWETGQLLADSLIQRYQSEHNGDYPTSVGLSVWGTSAMRTSGDDIAEVFALLGVRPIWDEASRRVVDLEVISLHELGRPRIDTTVRISGFFRDAFPHVLALIDDAIQLVAHLDEPLSMNYVKAHAIDDAQQDHVRRIFGSKPGTYGAGILELIESGTWRDDKDLADVYTAWGGYAYGRGISGVEAADEMRAAYRRIQVAAKNVDSKEHDIADSDDYFQFHGGMVATVRALTGKDPEAYIGDSTRQETVKTRTLHEESRRVFRARVINPRWIAAMRNHGYKGAFEMSATVDYLFGYDATTGLMDDWMYETLTDTYVKDPENKEFFKASNPWALRDISERLLEAADRGLWETPTAEALDTLRGAFLEMEGALEEGSE; the protein is encoded by the coding sequence ATGATCACGCTTTTGTCCACATCAGATACAGATCTCCTTTCGGCCAAAGTAGCGGCAGAAGCTGACAACGTCAGTTTCCATTTTGCTAACCCGAATTACGTCTCCGAGGAAAAACTCGACGAACTTATCTTGAAGACTGATGTCTTTGTCGTCCGACTTTTGGGAGGAAAGCGCGCATGGGAACGTGGCTTGGAACGGATCCTCGCCTCATCGGTTCCTTTAGTCGCGGTTTCCGGCGAGCTCGCAGTGGACGCTGAGCTCACCGAGCTTTCCACTGCGCCAGCAGGAGTTGTCACCACAGCTCATACATACTTAGCGGAGGGAGGTCAATCTAATTTGATAAACCTCCACAATTTTCTCTCCGATACGCTGCTGTTTACAGGGCTAGGTTTTGAAGAGCCAAAACACATGCCGGTGTGGGGTCATTTAGACAGAACATCCACCGCAATGATCCCGCCGCAAGCCCCCAGAATCGGCATTATTTATTACCGAGCACAGCATTTAGCCGGTAACACCGCATACATAGAAGCCCTCTCTCACGCTATCGAGGAAAAAGGCGGACTACCCGTACCAATCTTTGCGGCTTCCTTACGCCAAGCGTCAGAAGAGCTACTCCAAGAGCTTCGTGCATGCGACGCTTTAATCACCACCGTATTAGCCGCCGGCGGCACAAAACCAGCCACTGCGACCGCAGGTGGGGACGATGAAGCGTGGGACGTCGCAAAGCTTGCTGCTCTTGATATCCCTATCATCCAAGGTCTTGCGCTGACCAATTCGCGCTCCGATTGGGAAGACAACGATGAGGGCCTCAGCCCTCTCGACGTAGCTACTCAAATCGCAGTCCCAGAATTCGATGGACGGCTCATCTCCGTCCCCTTCTCATTCAAAGAGCACGACTCTGATGGCCTCATCGCCTATGTTCCAGATGCTGAACGATGCTCTCGCCTTGCGGGAATAGCCATCCGGCATGCAGCACTACGGACTATCAAAAATAAAGATAAAAAACTCGTCCTTATGCTCTCTGCATACCCCACCAAGCACGCCCGTATAGGCAATGCTGTGGGACTAGATACCCCGCTTTCTACGCTCCGCGTCCTCCAAGCGTTGGACAAAGCAGGCTATAATCTCGGTAATACCAGCGACATCCCCGGATACTCAGAGGAAGGCGCCCACGACGGAGATGCACTGATGCATGCCATTATCGCGGCAGGGGGACACGATCCAGAATGGCTTACTAACGAGGTAATCAAAAATAATCCCCTCAAACTTTCTCGAGAGGATTACCTCAACTTCTTTGCATCCTTACCACAAGGGATGCAGGATGAAATGACCCAGCATTGGGGGCAAGCACCCGGAACCCATTACGTCGATCAGGAAACCGGGGAACTCTACATAGCTGGCCTACAGTTTGGCAATGTCGTAGTGATGGTTCAGCCACCCCGCGGCTTCGGCGAAAACCCTGTCGGCATCTATCACGACCCTAACCTCCCCGCCAATCACCATTATTTAGGGGTCTATTACTGGCTCAGAGAAATTTTTGGAGCCGATGCCATCGTGCATATGGGCAAACACGGAAACATGGAATGGCTACCAGGAAAAAACGCAGGCCTTTCCGCTGATTGTTACCCAGACCAAGCCATCAATGAGCTGCCACTCATTTATCCCTTCCTTGTCAACGACCCAGGAGAAGGAACCCAGGCTAAAAGACGAGCTCATGCGACGCTCATCGACCACATGATTCCCCCCATGGCGCGAGCCGAAAGCTACGGGGACATCACCAGACTCGAACAGCTTCTCGACGAACACGCGAACATTGCTTCCATGGATCCTGCCAAACTTCCCGCTATCCGCCAAGAAATTTGGACGCTGCTTCAAGCAGCAAAAATGGACAAAGACCTTGGTTGGGAAGAGCGCCCCGACGAAGACGCCTTTGATGATCAAATCATGGAAATCGACGGATGGCTCTGTGAAATCAAAGACGCAGCAATACGCGGGGGACTCCACGTACTAGGAGAATCAGTCACCGGAGATATTCGTATCGAACTCGTTTTAGCAATGCTACGTGCCCGCCAACTCTGGGGAGGCGACAAAGCAGTTCCGGGGTTACGCGAATCCCTCGGCCTATCCGAAGCCGGCGATGAAACTTTAAGCAGGGTAGATGCAGTAGAAAAAATCGCTCATACTCTTTTAACAGAACTCGATGCCGCGGCATGGGATTCCAACAGCGTAGAAGCCATCGTAAATACAACCGAGCTACCTGAAAACGCTGACAAAGAAGAACTAACCAAGCTCCTTTATTTTACGTGCACGGAGATCATCCCTCGGCTAGCACAATCAGAGCGAGAGATCGAACAAATCCTACACGCACTCGATGGCGGTTTTATTGAAGCAGGTCCCTCCGGCTCGCCAATGAGGGGACTGATCAATGTCCTCCCCACAGGCCGTAATTTCTACTCAGTTGATCCTAAAGCGCTCCCATCCCGACTGGCATGGGAAACCGGACAACTCCTCGCAGATTCGCTCATTCAGCGGTACCAATCAGAACACAACGGAGACTACCCAACATCCGTTGGACTCTCGGTATGGGGGACATCCGCCATGCGTACCTCCGGAGATGATATTGCAGAGGTCTTCGCGCTCCTAGGTGTACGGCCCATATGGGATGAAGCATCGCGCCGGGTTGTAGATCTAGAAGTCATTTCTCTGCATGAGCTCGGACGACCTCGCATCGACACGACAGTCCGAATTTCTGGATTCTTCCGCGATGCTTTCCCCCATGTACTTGCGCTTATCGACGATGCCATCCAGCTGGTGGCCCACCTCGACGAGCCCTTGAGTATGAACTATGTTAAGGCCCACGCGATTGATGACGCCCAGCAAGACCACGTGCGACGCATCTTCGGATCAAAGCCAGGAACATATGGGGCCGGGATTCTTGAACTCATTGAGTCAGGCACGTGGCGCGACGATAAAGATCTTGCGGATGTCTATACTGCGTGGGGCGGTTACGCATACGGACGCGGAATTAGCGGAGTAGAAGCCGCAGATGAGATGCGCGCTGCTTATCGCAGAATCCAGGTCGCTGCAAAAAACGTGGACTCCAAAGAACACGATATCGCCGACTCCGACGACTACTTCCAATTTCATGGCGGAATGGTCGCCACAGTGCGCGCGCTCACCGGCAAAGACCCTGAAGCTTATATCGGTGATTCAACACGTCAGGAAACCGTTAAAACTCGCACTCTGCATGAAGAATCTCGTCGAGTCTTCCGAGCTCGAGTGATCAACCCACGTTGGATTGCGGCTATGCGCAATCATGGATACAAAGGGGCCTTTGAGATGTCAGCTACAGTTGATTACCTCTTTGGATACGATGCGACCACTGGCCTCATGGACGATTGGATGTATGAGACGCTCACGGATACCTACGTTAAAGACCCAGAGAACAAAGAATTCTTTAAAGCTTCTAATCCTTGGGCACTCCGCGATATTTCCGAACGTTTGCTTGAGGCTGCTGACCGTGGTCTATGGGAAACCCCCACAGCAGAAGCCCTGGATACCTTGCGCGGAGCGTTCCTAGAGATGGAAGGAGCATTGGAAGAAGGTTCTGAATAA
- a CDS encoding SDR family oxidoreductase, whose translation MSDVRTLLVLGATSEIGGQIARLLAPGRHVVLAARRVEDLKSLSADLVTLGAASVRTEFFDASDLHCCRKIVENSGDIEHAIVCFGILGDQAAAETDEHHAAKIATIDYTAQIVALTVLSDHMKHNSKPGTITAFSSIAGWRARRANYVYGSTKAGLDAFCQGLGMALHSTNLRLITARPGFVIGKMTAGMSPAPMSVTPDIVARAVVQEINNGKRSTSLWIPRRLIALAFLMRVVPSSIWRHMPR comes from the coding sequence ATGTCTGATGTTCGAACTCTGCTTGTTCTTGGCGCTACCAGCGAAATCGGTGGACAGATAGCACGCCTTCTAGCACCTGGTCGCCATGTAGTACTCGCCGCACGCCGTGTGGAAGACCTTAAAAGCCTGAGCGCAGATCTTGTGACGTTGGGTGCTGCATCAGTACGTACTGAATTTTTCGATGCTTCCGATCTACACTGTTGCCGGAAGATAGTAGAAAACTCCGGAGACATTGAGCACGCCATAGTATGCTTCGGAATCCTGGGAGATCAAGCGGCTGCTGAGACCGATGAGCATCATGCGGCAAAAATCGCCACAATAGACTACACGGCACAGATTGTGGCGCTCACCGTTCTGTCTGATCACATGAAGCATAACTCTAAGCCTGGTACCATCACAGCTTTTTCTTCCATCGCTGGTTGGCGAGCTCGACGAGCTAATTATGTATACGGTTCAACCAAGGCAGGCTTAGATGCATTTTGCCAAGGTCTCGGTATGGCTTTGCATTCAACAAACCTCCGTTTGATCACTGCTCGACCTGGTTTTGTGATCGGAAAAATGACTGCTGGTATGTCTCCTGCTCCTATGTCCGTAACCCCAGATATCGTAGCCAGGGCAGTAGTACAGGAGATCAACAACGGAAAGCGGTCCACCTCCCTGTGGATCCCGCGGCGTCTCATAGCATTGGCTTTTCTCATGCGTGTGGTTCCTAGCTCAATTTGGCGCCATATGCCGCGCTGA
- a CDS encoding bifunctional cobalt-precorrin-7 (C(5))-methyltransferase/cobalt-precorrin-6B (C(15))-methyltransferase: MSREATSLRRIAVGDSVAKTGFITVVGISAGGVDELGTQAREALYQADIIIGSWRQLGLVPEDVSAERRPWPSPMLPKIPEIFAELTDLNVVVLGSGDPMFHGIGSTLIRLLPQHSVTVIPHSSSASLACARLGWPLDKTPVYSLVTNAVDHLVLPIQRGGIFLVLGQDEKTPASICDLLVELNQSDAKIIILSDLGSSDEVVVSGTAEQPPTATSSLNVIAVSLQRKGESMLPGLADAHYISDGQLTKRHIRALTLSTLAPRQGETLWDIGGGSGSIAIEWLRSTPGTTAVCFEVVEERRNRIAKNARSLGVIDRLTILHGAPDSFDEVPTPPDAMFIGGGLTAPGVFDAAWSRLPMGGRLVANAVTIESESVLWELRKTLGGSMARFDISQEHNVGSFTTMKPALPVLQWSVTKSNTPKL, encoded by the coding sequence ATGAGTAGGGAAGCGACCTCGTTACGACGCATTGCGGTAGGGGATTCAGTGGCCAAAACTGGTTTTATCACTGTGGTAGGTATTAGCGCGGGTGGAGTAGACGAGTTAGGGACCCAGGCGCGTGAAGCACTCTACCAGGCGGACATCATCATTGGTTCTTGGCGTCAGCTAGGACTCGTCCCCGAGGATGTCTCAGCGGAACGTCGCCCGTGGCCGTCTCCGATGCTTCCCAAAATCCCAGAAATTTTTGCAGAGCTGACAGATCTTAATGTAGTGGTGTTAGGCTCAGGCGATCCGATGTTCCATGGCATCGGGTCAACGCTCATACGGTTGCTTCCGCAGCATTCGGTTACAGTGATTCCACATAGCTCCTCAGCATCCTTGGCATGCGCGCGTCTAGGCTGGCCCCTTGATAAGACTCCCGTTTATAGCTTGGTCACCAACGCTGTAGATCATCTAGTACTTCCAATACAACGCGGGGGAATTTTCCTGGTGCTCGGTCAGGATGAAAAAACTCCTGCTTCTATCTGTGACCTGTTAGTTGAGCTCAATCAATCAGACGCAAAAATAATAATACTCAGCGATTTGGGCAGCTCTGATGAGGTAGTTGTTTCAGGCACGGCAGAGCAGCCGCCTACGGCTACGAGCTCCCTCAACGTTATCGCTGTGTCCCTGCAGCGCAAAGGCGAGAGTATGCTTCCGGGGCTTGCCGACGCTCACTATATCTCCGATGGACAGCTCACTAAACGCCATATTCGTGCCCTTACGCTATCGACTTTGGCCCCACGCCAAGGCGAAACGTTATGGGACATAGGTGGTGGTTCTGGTTCTATCGCTATTGAGTGGCTGAGATCCACACCTGGAACAACGGCTGTGTGCTTTGAAGTCGTTGAGGAACGCCGCAACCGCATCGCAAAAAATGCACGGTCGTTAGGAGTTATAGACCGCTTAACCATCCTTCATGGAGCTCCTGACTCTTTCGATGAGGTCCCTACGCCTCCAGATGCCATGTTCATCGGAGGCGGCCTCACGGCGCCTGGGGTCTTTGACGCTGCATGGTCTAGGCTTCCGATGGGTGGCCGTCTTGTGGCTAACGCAGTGACAATAGAAAGTGAATCGGTGCTCTGGGAGTTAAGAAAAACACTGGGTGGAAGCATGGCCCGCTTCGATATTTCGCAGGAACATAACGTGGGATCTTTTACCACAATGAAGCCAGCACTGCCTGTGCTCCAGTGGAGTGTTACCAAGTCCAACACCCCTAAACTTTAG
- a CDS encoding precorrin-3B synthase, which translates to MLRMTHPKISQSAVLIAHPDRSRSDMCPGALKLHHATDGAIGRVRFPGGRVRPEQWKTIAQIARELGDGTIHITTRGNMQFRGVKDEAQFATVVEESGFLPSRSHDKIRNILASPLHPELWPLVDSLDAALLNDDVVSGLSGRTLFGFDAGEGDILSQRPDFGVIAIDDAHHMILGGQITEIRLNDLEIIPKVLTFAARIWQENREASWRLHESPSVRALILEQIQAHFAVETQPVIPPVIEGSARPVGWIDLGDERVSLGAGLRFGFLTAQVADILSAIDAETTITPWASIVIHNLPHYDADAVVKVLAPLGMLFDQESPWLRVTACTGLPGCQKSLSNTQNDATQLVISGKAPEGLVHFSGCDRRCGHPLSHHTEYVATGDGEYEVSAR; encoded by the coding sequence ATGTTGCGCATGACCCACCCTAAAATCTCGCAATCAGCAGTCCTGATTGCGCACCCAGACCGTAGCCGTTCTGATATGTGTCCTGGTGCACTTAAACTGCATCACGCCACGGATGGAGCTATTGGGCGCGTTCGATTCCCTGGCGGACGAGTACGCCCAGAACAATGGAAGACGATTGCTCAGATTGCCCGGGAACTTGGTGATGGAACAATCCACATTACAACTCGGGGAAATATGCAGTTCCGTGGTGTAAAGGATGAGGCGCAATTTGCCACTGTTGTTGAGGAATCCGGATTCCTGCCTTCGCGGAGTCACGACAAAATCAGGAATATTTTGGCTTCTCCCCTACATCCTGAGCTATGGCCGCTAGTAGACAGCCTAGATGCTGCGCTTTTGAATGATGACGTAGTGTCTGGTTTATCTGGTCGTACCCTCTTTGGCTTTGATGCCGGTGAAGGCGACATTCTGAGCCAGCGTCCAGATTTTGGTGTTATCGCAATTGATGATGCACACCATATGATTCTGGGAGGACAGATTACCGAGATACGTCTGAATGACTTAGAGATTATTCCTAAGGTACTCACTTTTGCTGCGCGAATATGGCAAGAAAACCGCGAAGCCTCGTGGCGGCTCCATGAAAGCCCATCTGTACGTGCGCTCATCCTGGAACAAATCCAGGCGCACTTTGCAGTGGAGACACAGCCGGTAATCCCTCCAGTTATTGAAGGCTCCGCACGTCCGGTTGGCTGGATTGACCTTGGAGATGAGCGTGTTTCTTTGGGCGCGGGTCTTCGTTTTGGTTTCCTCACAGCACAGGTCGCAGATATTTTGAGCGCGATAGACGCTGAAACCACGATTACTCCGTGGGCATCAATCGTGATTCATAATCTCCCTCACTATGATGCGGATGCTGTGGTTAAAGTATTGGCTCCATTAGGGATGCTTTTTGATCAAGAATCACCATGGCTAAGGGTAACTGCTTGTACCGGCCTGCCAGGGTGCCAGAAGTCCTTGTCAAATACCCAAAATGATGCAACGCAGTTGGTTATTTCGGGTAAAGCACCAGAGGGCCTTGTACACTTTTCAGGGTGCGACCGTCGTTGCGGTCATCCCCTATCCCATCACACGGAATACGTTGCCACCGGCGACGGAGAATACGAGGTATCAGCAAGGTGA
- a CDS encoding precorrin-8X methylmutase gives MSFDYITDGNEIYRQSFAMIREESDLSNFDPDQAQVAVRMIHAAGEVDLAEDIEFSANLVPAARSALKAGAPIFTDVNMVKSGITRKRLPVNNDVICLLTDKRIPDLAARLGTTRSAAAVELWAERLDGAIVAIGNAPTALFHLMNWLAEDPTRPRPAAIIGIPVGFVGAAESKAALSNVAADLGTEFVTVHGRRGGSAITCAAINALATEKEILP, from the coding sequence GTGAGCTTTGACTACATCACCGACGGCAATGAGATTTACCGTCAATCCTTTGCGATGATTCGTGAGGAATCCGATCTCAGTAACTTTGATCCAGATCAAGCACAAGTTGCTGTCCGTATGATTCATGCCGCCGGTGAGGTAGATCTTGCTGAGGACATTGAGTTCTCAGCAAACCTTGTTCCTGCAGCCCGAAGCGCGCTCAAAGCAGGAGCGCCCATCTTTACTGACGTTAACATGGTAAAAAGCGGGATCACTCGGAAACGGCTCCCCGTTAACAACGACGTGATCTGTTTGCTTACAGACAAACGAATCCCGGACCTTGCAGCCCGACTCGGCACAACGCGATCCGCGGCGGCAGTAGAACTATGGGCTGAGCGTCTCGACGGCGCCATCGTTGCCATCGGCAACGCCCCTACAGCACTCTTTCATTTGATGAATTGGCTTGCTGAAGATCCTACCCGGCCGCGTCCAGCCGCAATTATAGGAATCCCCGTAGGGTTTGTCGGCGCTGCCGAATCTAAGGCAGCTTTATCCAACGTGGCTGCCGATCTTGGTACTGAGTTTGTAACCGTTCATGGACGCCGGGGCGGATCAGCAATTACATGTGCTGCTATTAATGCTCTTGCCACAGAAAAGGAGATACTTCCGTGA
- a CDS encoding cobalt-precorrin-6A reductase gives MRALILGGTGEAREVAQMLYDAGWHVTSSLAGRVANPKLPVGEVRIGGFGGPMGLTQWLIKEGVEVVIDATHPFAERISISAVEATRATGIPLIALHRPAWTAAPRDRWRTVSSVAQAASLAARDYHHIFLTIGRQQLAPFAEDPHNLYVVRTVEPPQVPLPPRHRLIMSRGPFTVTDEKKLMVDNQIDCVVTKNSGGPLTSAKLDAARELGVDVIMIQRPVLPPAAYTATSAAEVIDVLQAL, from the coding sequence ATGCGCGCCCTGATCCTTGGCGGTACCGGCGAGGCTAGAGAAGTCGCCCAAATGCTTTACGATGCTGGCTGGCATGTCACTAGCTCACTCGCGGGAAGAGTTGCAAACCCTAAACTTCCGGTAGGTGAAGTGCGCATTGGCGGTTTTGGCGGCCCTATGGGGCTTACCCAGTGGCTGATCAAGGAGGGGGTAGAAGTAGTCATCGATGCCACCCACCCTTTTGCCGAGCGCATTAGTATTTCCGCAGTAGAGGCTACGCGAGCAACGGGGATTCCACTTATCGCTCTCCATCGTCCTGCTTGGACAGCTGCTCCCAGGGATCGTTGGCGCACTGTCTCTTCGGTTGCCCAAGCAGCCTCTCTAGCTGCTAGAGACTATCATCATATTTTCCTCACTATTGGCCGCCAGCAGCTCGCACCTTTTGCAGAGGATCCCCACAACCTGTATGTAGTACGCACCGTAGAGCCTCCGCAAGTGCCACTTCCTCCACGTCACCGACTCATTATGTCGCGCGGTCCTTTTACCGTAACCGATGAAAAGAAACTCATGGTGGATAATCAGATCGATTGCGTTGTAACCAAAAATTCTGGAGGCCCGTTGACAAGCGCTAAATTGGATGCTGCACGTGAGCTCGGCGTTGACGTCATCATGATACAGCGCCCTGTTTTGCCACCCGCTGCATACACGGCCACGTCTGCAGCAGAAGTCATAGACGTGCTACAGGCGCTATAA